Sequence from the Pelodiscus sinensis isolate JC-2024 chromosome 30, ASM4963464v1, whole genome shotgun sequence genome:
ATCTATCAGAGTCTTATAGGAAGCTGTTCAGAAGTACTAAGGAATATTACTTACAATTAGGCCAATGGGAGCACTCATGAAATTCATGTGACATCCAGAAATAACCCAAGCCAAGCCAAAGGCTAAAGTACTGTACTAGGATGGCCCAGAAGAAAAAGGAGAATCCCAAATGGATTTTTCTTTAGACTGGGTCAGAATTTTCCAGTTTTAAAATTCTGGTGAAAATAGAGAAATTGGCACAAAATGAGGtgaatattttacaaaatattgCTCGTTACTcactacttttttttccctttcatatttCGTATTTTGAAGATATAAAATCAGGAAAGTACTTTGATTAAATATTCTCTGCTGGTTTTTCAATTATTTTAGACCACACTATCAACAGTGATGGAAATTTCCATTGTATTCAGAGTTTTTTTATAACAACATTCTCTTTTCCAGTTTTCCAGACATGCTTACAACAGGTGAAAGCTTTCAAAAGGCATAATATCAAGTTACACTTCGAGGGTCCTCAGGAAAAATTCAACCAAATGTTAATGAATTTCCCTCTCCCCGTTATTCTAACTAACTCTGCTTTTCATTctccaagagtatgtctacacagccaggagtaactcctgcaatgaggagtaacggtagttcgaattaagagttttaattcgaactacctagcccctgccgcatgtagctgtgggcaggtagttcgaactaccgggcatttaaaaatggcggtgcccgggaacatgcaaatgaagcccaggatatttaaatccagagcttcatttgcaagttcgagtgcctacattagccaccctagtccgaactagggcggctagtatagacataccctaaggtcgCTGGTTGTGTGAGAAGATGGCCTTCCTCACTGTTTTCTTAAATGCTCCCTTCACCTCTTTGTTCCTCAGTGTATATATTATGGGGTTCAACACGGGGGTTACAACTGTGTAAATGAGGGAAATCATCTGATCACTCTCTGGGGTGGAGCTAGATTTGGGTTTCAGGTAGGTGAAAAGGCCCGTTCCGTAGAACAAAGTCACCaccatgaggtgggaggagcaggtggagaaggctttacgcCTCCCCTCCGCTGACGGTAGCCTGAGGATGGTGGAGATAATGCAGACGTAGGACAGGATTATCAATAGAAAAGGGCCCATGATGAACAGCGCCGACATAGTCAAGCCCAGGATCTCGTTTTTCGATGTGTCGGCGCAGGCCATTTTCTCTACTGGCCGGATGTCGCaaaagaagtggtggatgtggttggATCCACAGAAAGGCAGGCTGAAAAGCCACAATGTTTCAGCTCCTTCTGCCAAGAGACCGATGGTCCAAGACACAGCCGCTAGCAGCGCACACACCCAACCGCTCATGATGGTTGTGTAGTGCAAGGGGttgcagatggccacgtagcggtcgtaggccatggctgCGAGGAGGCAGCATTCTGTGAGGCCCAAGGTGGTGAAGACCAACATCTGGACCATACAGCCCACAATGGAGATGGTCTTTTCCTCCACCAGGAGGTGAACCAGTAGCTGTGGGAGCACATTGGTGGTGTAGCAGATTTCTAGGAAGGACAAGTTCACCAagaagaaatacatgggggtgtggagggaggggttgaGCTTTATCAGGAGGATAATGATCAGGTTCCCCATCAAGGCAACTAGGTAAATTACCAGAAGCAGCAGAAATAGAAGGATTTGCAGCTCGTTAAGGTAGGAAAAGCCCACCAGGATGAACCCACCGGAGATGGTCTGGTTCCCACCAGGGCTGCTCTCAGAATAGGTCATCTGCAGGGGTGACAAAGAAAGAGACGCTAAAGCCGAACGTGTGGAACACGGACCATGTGGCAGTGAATTAAACAGGTCAGGCTGGGTCGCCACCTCTTGGGAGCCTTCAGAATAAAACCAGCTGCAGCTCCCTGAGTACTCTCATCAGCAGGTGTAAATGGGTGTTGGTGTTTTTGTGTCAATCTAGATCAGTTGGACTTGTGTCCACATTGACTGTGGAGGAATTACAACAGGTGGTGTTCTGATGTATTAACGCCAAAGAAGCCTCATCAATTTCCACCAGCAACAGAGTTATACTATTTTCTTCTGCCCAGGAATTGATTCTGCTTCttcagacagtgtgtgtgtgtgtgtgtgtgtgtgtgtttgattcTGCTTCttcagacagtgtgtgtgtgtgtgtgtgtgtgtgtgtgtgtgtgtgtgtgtgtgtgtgtgtagatgaaTACTAAAAAAAGAGACAAGtctttcctttttctcccttTGGAGATGTTATTCTGCTGGGCCCAATATTGAAACCAGTAGATGATTTTTTTTACTTGTTTTGTGCTCAGAAATATTATTGTCTAAATTCTCGAGATcatttttaatcatttctgtCATTATCATAGCAACATCTTCAATGTGTTAGTTTCTcttgatataaaaataaaacctaGGGCCTGATTTTTAGCTGCTATAAGTCTTATAAGCCCATGGATGTAAAGAGAGCTAGTGGGATTTTCACCTatagggatacgtctacactgtgtgGCCATTTTGGCATCCTGGTGACTCTTGTTCTACGAGGGTTAAGGAAtatctcgaaatagcacgttatttcaaaatttggcactgtgcagatgtgccaaagttcaaaataagctattttgaaataaatttgaaataagatatgcaatttgcacagcgaaacttgcgtatcttatttcgagtttagggtacGGTGTTCCATCTCCTTCCTCTtaagagtttttaaaaagaaagatccCATGAAAGAAGacgtagcggtcgtaggccatggctgCGAGGAGGCAGCATTCTGTGAGGCCCAAGGTGGTGAAGACCAACATCTGGACCATACAGCCCACAATGGAGATGGTCTTTTCCTCCACCAGGAGGTGAACCAGTAGCTGTGGGAGCACATTGGTGGTGTAGCAGATTTCTAGGAAGGACAAGTTCACCAagaagaaatacatgggggtgtggagggaggggttgaGCTTTATCAGGAGGATAATGATCAGGTTCCCCATCAAGGCAACTAGGTAAATTACCAGAAGCAGCAGAAATAGAAGGATTTGCAGCTCGTTAAGGTAGGAAAAGCCCACCAGGATGAACCCACCGGAGATGGTCTGGTTCCCACCAGGGCTGCTCTCAGAATAGGTCATCTGCAGGGGTGACAAAGAAAGAGACGCTAAAGCCGAACGTGTGGAACACGGACCATGTGGCAGTGAATTAAACAGGTCAGGCTGGGTCGCCACCTCTTGGGAGCCTTCAGAATAAAACCAGCTGCAGCTCCCTGAGTACTCTCATCAGCAGGTGTAAATGGGTGTTGGTGTTTTTGTGTCAATCTAGATCAGTTGGACTTGTGTCCACATTGACTGTGGAGGAATTACAACAGGTGGTGTTCTGATGTATTAACGCCAAAGAAGCCTCATCAATTTCCACCAGCAACAGAGTTATACTATTTTCTTCTGCCCAGG
This genomic interval carries:
- the LOC102455698 gene encoding olfactory receptor 10A4-like produces the protein MTYSESSPGGNQTISGGFILVGFSYLNELQILLFLLLLVIYLVALMGNLIIILLIKLNPSLHTPMYFFLVNLSFLEICYTTNVLPQLLVHLLVEEKTISIVGCMVQMLVFTTLGLTECCLLAAMAYDRYVAICNPLHYTTIMSGWVCALLAAVSWTIGLLAEGAETLWLFSLPFCGSNHIHHFFCDIRPVEKMACADTSKNEILGLTMSALFIMGPFLLIILSYVCIISTILRLPSAEGRRKAFSTCSSHLMVVTLFYGTGLFTYLKPKSSSTPESDQMISLIYTVVTPVLNPIIYTLRNKEVKGAFKKTVRKAIFSHNQRP